The stretch of DNA AAAATAAGACAATGCACTTAAATTTACCTTATTTTTAAGCACCACTGAGATTATATGACATAAAATGGAAAGCAAAAAGAGAGTTGAAATATATATACCAATTTCGCACTTTCTTTGGCTGTTGTTTCAGGGATACAGTTATGAAGAGGCTCTACGTGTTCACTTCCATCGAGCTGCACCCCGATAAAGTACTGTACCTCTCCCTACTTACACCAAAAGATTCAAGATTCGAACTCACAAGCTGTAAATCAATTGAAATATCGCGAAAATCAGAAAAAGATCTGGTAAATTATCACCTTTTGATCTCGCATAGGCTGCAAGTGGAACAGATTCCAAAACTTTTTGCCAGTTTTCGTATAGTTGATCAGCTGAACGGTTACTTCTGTTTGATTATCAATGGCTTCCCTGATTTTCCTGACCGTTGCTGGATCGGTTTCAGGGCCCTGAAGAAATCTGTAAAGAATACACAGCAAAGCAATTATACATAAAACTCTGACAAATGAAGAATCCAGTTTTACTTTAAATGTTTACCTGCAGTTTTTCCCCAAGATTTCTTCTCTACTATACTCTGTCAACTCCAAGAAACTATCAGACGCAAAAAtctaacaaacaacatgtataaAATTATCATTAGCATCAAATTTCCAGGATTACATAAACACGAGTTTCCAATATTTGTGCGCTTACAATAGGATTGTCAGGCAATCGTGGATCagtaataacaaaatttttctCGATACGTTCGAGGGTGGTGGCTAAATCGATACCCTTTCTCATTTCCTTCTTTCTCACTTTGTCATCAACACTTTGAGGCCTTCCATCACCATCACTCTCAGAAGAAGAGTCATAGTCGTCGTTATCATCATCATCTACCAGGTCGAAAGTGGGCTCGATATGGTCTTCAGCAGGAGTAGATAGCCGCCCTTTCTTTAAAATCCTAAGTACAATATTTGGTCACAATAAAAAAGTTCATACTCATGCAAGGAAAAATATCTAACTATTCAACAACGTGTAAACCTCTCCTCTGGACTAGACTGTAACATACTAGTAGTCTAAAATGTGCTTGCAATTCTAATAACCATGATCAAGATACATGCAATCCATGCATTAACTTTGAACAAAATCGAGGGCGTGTTCGTTCGCATTTATACACAATGCATGGATGAAAATTCATGCAATGGCTATAGAAAGACAAGAGTCGAACTCTTACTCTATGAAAGAGTTGCGACGATTTTTTTTCTGAGGATCCTCAATGACTTCAACAATTTTTTGCATGGAAGGTCTTGAACTGGTATGAGAATGTCGTCGGGGGTGTATAGGGTAGTCATAACTTTTCTTCCCCGGAGCCTCAAAGATTTCCATGTCGCTCCGGCCGCCGCCTGATTTTCTAATGAAAGGACGATTACTCGATTCGCTTAGTGCCCTTACTCTTGGTTTCTTGTTCATTGCATCCACCAGCTCGGTTACCGAATTCGAGGCCAAATCCTTCTGTCGGGCTtcacaaatattttcaaaaaataaattatatgtttGTATTATATTTAAAGCAAGAAACTTTCGTCGATGAATCAAATATGTAATACAAATATTACCATCATAGCGGATCAATGACTCGGGAAGGCCATTGGGTCTGGTCATTTTCTCCTTGGCTCCTTCTGTGTGCTTGCTTACTTCCACTTGCATTCTGccataatcaaattaaaaataggaaaaaaaaattatgcaacaataactatataatatatttattgaaAATTATATGATCATACTTTGATATATAGATTTTCTATTTGAAACAAGTTCAAATTCAATTTTTAGAaagaaatttgaatttattaatgagaaaaattaatatttttaaacaactCTTAACCATGGAATTGGACATCTGGATCCGCATTTAGTAGTGGGAatttttattagaaataaaaaattaaatgctaAATATTAATTAGGGATATCTCAAGTATTTCATATAAAATATACACCTATTCCGAACAAGAATTTTCCGCAATTATTGACATTAGATTAAAAGGGCTAGTCATGAAATTGCATCCCTAGTCATAAAATAGGAAAAATTATAACTCTGATCTTTTATATTATCAAAACTTATTCTCAACCCATAATTattatttgtaattttaattctttttaCTTTACATGATGTGGAGGTGATACTAACCTAACGCCGCCGACATGATGCTCAATTGTGCAATGTCAAATCAACACtcacagaaaaaaaaaagaactaaaaattcaaaaatagaaaaataaagGTTTCTGTCCTAATTTCGACAACATATCAAAAAGCGACAAAGATCCACGACGAAAATTGCAATTTCTTGTAGGATAAAATTTAGAATTTTTGGAGTCATTTTCGGTATTCATATATATAGGAGAGCGCGGTATGTGGTTCTATGGATAATCTTTTGATCCTCATCAGATAAAATCAGTCATTCGGAAGACAATCAAACATTGTTATTTCCTCAATTCTATTACTTTTTCCTTCTGCTACCATAGAGGTGTATGTTTTCATGCTACCAATTTCAATAATTAAGAGCAAGCATAGCGTGTTtaataatggcaaaaacttgtgtgagacggtctcacgggtcgtatttttgagacagatatcttatttgggtcatccatgaaaaaatattattttatatgctaagcgtattactttttattgtaaatatcggtagggttgacccgtctcatagattaaaATCCGTGATAATGtctctcacatgagacccactctttaaTAATTGTATTTAAGAAACCGGAAATTCTAAAGATAAATTATctcaattttaaaaaatcttaatatATATAGAAATCAGATGATAAGATGTGAAATTTGGCTACGAAAGGAAGAAATAATTGATTGGGATAAGGAGAGAATGTATGTTCTGCAGGTACATTTATTCTGATAGCCACTGAGGCATGTTACCAGGGACCATATATCCACTACATATTTAATTTTCAGAAACCTAACATAATTTATTGCTTCAATATAAAAACACATATATACTTCTAAATAATACAATATGAGTAGACATCTTGTGAGACGTTCTTAcggatatttatttgtgagacagttCAACCATgtacatatttacaataaaaaattatatttttaacataaaataataatttttcaaggGTGACCAAATCGAAGATTTGTCTTACAAAATTGACTCATGATATCATCTCACAAGAGTTTTGTTTACCTAATTTTGCCACCGATCTCTTAGCCCAATGACACCCAGAGTTCGAATTTAGAATAAGGTCTTCAGTTCGAGACTCACGTtaaacctcatcccaaaataataataacttcATACTCCCTCTCAAAAGCtcttgtgagactgtctcacgagtTAATTTTATAAGAAATATCTTTTTACCCGATccaatttatgaaaaaatattattttttattgtaaaagtattatttttcatgATAGGTATGAGTCAGGTTTTACTCGATCCAATTTGTACAAAATATTTCTAAATGATGGTGAACAATTCCCATATTTAATTGGAACCCTCCAAACTAAACTCATAATTTCCAAATATCAAATACTATATATAAATCTCAATTTTTAAAccataatataaaattttgctTAGAAATTGAAATTATTGGGTTTCCCTTTCCGCTAACTATTATGCTGATTTTAGTAAAAAGTCTATGCATTTAAAACTGTCGATTTCACCTTTAGTAGAACTTAGCTAGGCTATCTTTTCACttattttttcttgttttttttatattttaaaaatattttaatttttttttaaaaaataacactATCATCTAATTTTTAGTCTTTCTATATTTTGTAACATAACCATCAATTTCAATTCGACTCTTCACTTCACCAAAAACTTTTGGAAATTAATTATATCGCGACAGGATAATGTATCATTATAAATCAATCCCGGTATCGAGTAATTTCTAAAAAACTAATGGAATAAATTAGTGTATTTTGGCTAAATTTATGTTAGATAATGTGAAACATATTGTATCCAACTATGATTTTATATTGGTTAATTGTGTTTCAtccaatatataatattttaactaTTTATCTCGGGTTCGATCtgatattttcaagaaaatttttggtaactttataatgtgaaaagaattgaaagaaacAAGTTATTACCCAATGTATTTGAGGACTTTTCCAGTTTCATCCTTGATTGGTGAAATAGTTAGCAAATTCCAAAAGGAAGTCCCATCCTTCTTGTAATTAAGCAATCTACCACACCAACTTGATCCCCTTTGTAATGCCTCCCTTATCTTTGCAACATCATCTGGATCTGTATCCTTCCCCTGCAAAAATCGACTAGACCCGCAACCAAAATGTCGTAAATGCCCCTATCGACCACCAAGTATCCGTCAATTTCTATGAAATACATCGATAAATATTGTATCCGATTCATTGTTGTGATGTGTATCagtatttttttttaccaaGATTTCgacatataatattattttttaataatatattgaaGGTTAATTTGTACAAACACAATCCAAAAAATCTTGtaatgggaaaaaaaaaatttattgattcGAGATTCAAAAGTAATGAATTAATTCAAGTGGCTTTGTGCTACTTGATGTGTCACAATTGTGAACAAGTATATGATAAACATATGGGGCTTTTCTTGTTGAATTATGAATGACATTATTAGTAGAAGAATGTCCTAGATGTGACCACTCAACATTCATTATTTAGTAAGAACCTTTACAATTTCTTCACAAAATCATGTTTTCAACATCAAATTATAAgaatttagttttaaaaaatgttTACTTTGCTAACTACGTGATACCCTTGTCctacatcttaaaaattaaagatttaaaatgagtttataatgggctACAAtgaacttctatagcaacttgtgttaatcattttcgtaaagcgaagacggatacgaagtagttgctataggggcgggcctattgtgcagtcacgcagacgCGAGCCTGAGCCTGAGCTCGCAGCGTGACAAACTATCCCTAAAACGAGTTAAATAATAGGGTCGCAAATTATAATTACCTCGTCATTTTTCCATGGACCAAAAAAATGAATAATTCGAGTGAAAAAAAATGTCATCTTTGGTCATAGAAAAAAgaagggaaaaaaaaaacctaataaaattcaaaaaagaaaaagaaaagaaaagaaaagaatatTGTATAAGCATTAAAATATATACTTACCAATTCCTACCAATAACCTCCTTAGCAGTGTAGCCTGTCATCTTGAAAAATCCAGCGCTTGCATACATTATTGGGTAATCTGGTTTGGTCGCATCAGACACCACAAATGTTTGTTGAAATGTCGACAATGCATCCTTAATGTCCTCGGATACTCTTGGGAAACCCCTCTCTTTCCCTAAAATAATTCTTCTTTCGCTTACACAATCATTTATGGAAAACAAATTTCTACGAGGGCGTTGAGAATTCATTAATATTTACCGAGTTAcggaggtttttttttttttttagagaaaTGATCATATGAGGTCCACGTGATCAAACAGTATTGATGCTTCAAAACCTTATTTGTATTAATCGTTTATGTTTTTACACAGCTAGGTACCGATAAAGATCATCGCTCCATCTGATATTAGGTTCCATTTAGATAGAAGAATTCGATCTGGGCAGTCTTTGTAGTTTGTTACAATTGAGTGTCGAACCCAAGATCTTGTTAAGATCGTGATGTCAGACAAGTCATTGATTTGGACAATGAATATTCGGAGGAAGGGTTTCAAATCAATCTTAAATAGTAATAATTTGATAGACGATGAATTAGAAATTTCTTTAACTAAATATATCTGAAGTCTGATTTAATTTTAccctataaaattttatttccatTACAGcaaaactttattttaaaaagtttttgAATTGCATATGACTGACTGATGACAATTATGCTTGAATTCCTAAATGTTACAATCTAAGAACGTGCTAGCAAAGGATGGGACCAATGAAAGGTTCGCCAATATATTTTATCCTTTTTCCTATGTGCATGTATCTATATTAATTAACTTCTGGACCCGTGACGGAGCCAACGGAGGTGTGTAAATGCGACGGCTCTCAATTTTTTGATTTTATCGACTAGAGatctaaaaataattatatttttttcactTTCCTCTTCATATTCGCTCTTGCTCTCTtaaaaatttgtaaaaaaaaaaaataataattcccCACCAACCTCCATTTTCTGGATCTATCTCTGCTTCGGATGTTTCATAATTTTGTTTACACAAAAGTAtaccttcaaaaaaaaaagcacaattttttttaaaaatagaaacaaatgtttcaaacaaaaaaaatttaaaacacaaATAACTATTCATGCAATCAAATTAAatacaaacaaaatattgttTACTTATTTATTAGAGGAAAAAATATTGTAAATTAAGTTTGAAACGATTTCTCGAGTTCAAAAATCGATAAAATAAACTACTCCgtcttaaaaaattataataacaaTATACGTAATGAGTATATATGTAAATTAAAACTGAATCCATATGATCATATGAATGAGATTTTGTGCTTAGACCACAATATTACGTACTCAACTGTGGTGATCAAGAACGTCTCGATTCATGTTATTCAAGAATATATTTATCCATCAAATTCTTACTcacttggttttttttttttttggacaaACTATTTTGATGAATCTGAGAATCAGATTTGAAACATTTTTCGGGACACACACACACCAGAAAACAAATTTCATAGAATGGAATCGAACCTGCTCCGTCATCTGTGGAATCTCCGGAGGTCCGGATAGAGTTGCCGGAATCCCTCCTTGGATTCCCGGATTTGCTGTTCGGCTCCTCACCTGAGGTCCTAACCTTAACTCCTTGCGGCTTACCAGTTTCCTCATCAGTCTTCAGCACCAACCCCCACTCCGCTGCTCTTTGCGCCGCCGCACCAACCTCTCCGGGGGACTTCGCCGGAGACTTAACACTGTCGTAGTCACTGAAAATCTCCGCTATAGTCTTGGAAGCCACCGGAGGGGCATGGATGTGGTGTTGAGGCAGCGGTGGAGGAGTAACACTAGTCTCCTTGAGGGCCAACCATGATGTGATTCCTTCAGTATGGGCAGCGGCGTCGTCGTCGGGATTGTTAGTCCGAGTGGTCCAGGATTGGCGGGGAGGATTGGTGGTCCTGGAAGGATAAGAAGAGGGATTGAAGACCTCGAGGGATCC from Primulina eburnea isolate SZY01 chromosome 6, ASM2296580v1, whole genome shotgun sequence encodes:
- the LOC140834056 gene encoding phototropin-1-like isoform X1, producing the protein MESSEQSSRHKTPSLIPPLPRDSRGSLEVFNPSSYPSRTTNPPRQSWTTRTNNPDDDAAAHTEGITSWLALKETSVTPPPLPQHHIHAPPVASKTIAEIFSDYDSVKSPAKSPGEVGAAAQRAAEWGLVLKTDEETGKPQGVKVRTSGEEPNSKSGNPRRDSGNSIRTSGDSTDDGAGILLCKQNYETSEAEIDPENGGKERGFPRVSEDIKDALSTFQQTFVVSDATKPDYPIMYASAGFFKMTGYTAKEVIGRNCRFLQGKDTDPDDVAKIREALQRGSSWCGRLLNYKKDGTSFWNLLTISPIKDETGKVLKYIGMQVEVSKHTEGAKEKMTRPNGLPESLIRYDARQKDLASNSVTELVDAMNKKPRVRALSESSNRPFIRKSGGGRSDMEIFEAPGKKSYDYPIHPRRHSHTSSRPSMQKIVEVIEDPQKKNRRNSFIEILKKGRLSTPAEDHIEPTFDLVDDDDNDDYDSSSESDGDGRPQSVDDKVRKKEMRKGIDLATTLERIEKNFVITDPRLPDNPIIFASDSFLELTEYSREEILGKNCRFLQGPETDPATVRKIREAIDNQTEVTVQLINYTKTGKKFWNLFHLQPMRDQKGEVQYFIGVQLDGSEHVEPLHNCIPETTAKESAKLVKETAENVDDAVRELPDANTKPEDLWVNHSKTVHPKPHRRDSPSWKAFQKILENGEEIGLKHFKPIRPLGSGDTGSVHLVELCETGLYFAMKAMDKGVMLNRNKVHRACAEREILDLLDHPFLPALYASFQTKTHVCLITDYCPGGELFLILDKQPTKVLKEDAVRFYAAEVVIALEYLHCQGIIYRDLKPENILLQNNGHVLLTDFDLSCLTFCKPQLLIPESKEKKKSKKIKQDPIFVAEPMRASNSFVGTEEYIAPEIITGAGHTSAVDWWALGILLYEMLYGYTPFRGKTRQKTFANVLHKDLRFPRSKEVSLQVKQLMYRLLHRDSKNRLGSREGANEVKQHPFFRGINWPLIRCTNPPTLDVPLFEEEQKDVDPGLDDLQKNVF
- the LOC140834056 gene encoding phototropin-1-like isoform X2, with protein sequence MESSEQSSRHKTPSLIPPLPRDSRGSLEVFNPSSYPSRTTNPPRQSWTTRTNNPDDDAAAHTEGITSWLALKETSVTPPPLPQHHIHAPPVASKTIAEIFSDYDSVKSPAKSPGEVGAAAQRAAEWGLVLKTDEETGKPQGVKVRTSGEEPNSKSGNPRRDSGNSIRTSGDSTDDGAGKERGFPRVSEDIKDALSTFQQTFVVSDATKPDYPIMYASAGFFKMTGYTAKEVIGRNCRFLQGKDTDPDDVAKIREALQRGSSWCGRLLNYKKDGTSFWNLLTISPIKDETGKVLKYIGMQVEVSKHTEGAKEKMTRPNGLPESLIRYDARQKDLASNSVTELVDAMNKKPRVRALSESSNRPFIRKSGGGRSDMEIFEAPGKKSYDYPIHPRRHSHTSSRPSMQKIVEVIEDPQKKNRRNSFIEILKKGRLSTPAEDHIEPTFDLVDDDDNDDYDSSSESDGDGRPQSVDDKVRKKEMRKGIDLATTLERIEKNFVITDPRLPDNPIIFASDSFLELTEYSREEILGKNCRFLQGPETDPATVRKIREAIDNQTEVTVQLINYTKTGKKFWNLFHLQPMRDQKGEVQYFIGVQLDGSEHVEPLHNCIPETTAKESAKLVKETAENVDDAVRELPDANTKPEDLWVNHSKTVHPKPHRRDSPSWKAFQKILENGEEIGLKHFKPIRPLGSGDTGSVHLVELCETGLYFAMKAMDKGVMLNRNKVHRACAEREILDLLDHPFLPALYASFQTKTHVCLITDYCPGGELFLILDKQPTKVLKEDAVRFYAAEVVIALEYLHCQGIIYRDLKPENILLQNNGHVLLTDFDLSCLTFCKPQLLIPESKEKKKSKKIKQDPIFVAEPMRASNSFVGTEEYIAPEIITGAGHTSAVDWWALGILLYEMLYGYTPFRGKTRQKTFANVLHKDLRFPRSKEVSLQVKQLMYRLLHRDSKNRLGSREGANEVKQHPFFRGINWPLIRCTNPPTLDVPLFEEEQKDVDPGLDDLQKNVF